The following proteins come from a genomic window of Prionailurus viverrinus isolate Anna chromosome D1, UM_Priviv_1.0, whole genome shotgun sequence:
- the FAM181B gene encoding protein FAM181B: MAVQAALLSTHPFVPFGFGGSPDGLGGAFGALDKGCCFEDDETGTPAGELLAGNEGGDMREATRDLLSFIDSASSNIKLALDKPGKSKRKVNHRKYLQKQIKRCSGLMGAAPPGPPSPGAADTPAKRPLAAPSAQAVAVPPHGKAVPRREASQAAAAASLQSRSLAALFDSLRHVPGDTERAGGSLAAPAAGLGGAGAGGSGGEAAGTAGGTAVPGARKVPLRARNLPPSFFTEPSRAGGGGCGPSGPGVSLGDLEKGAEALEFFELLGPDYGAGTEASVLLAAEPLDVFPTGAAVLRGPPELEPGLFEPPPAMVGSLLYSESWSAPGCPQTKKPPLAAPRGGLTLNEPLRPLYPSAADSPGAEDGPGLLASFAPFFSDCALPAPPPPHQVSYDYSAGYSRTAYSSLWRPDGVWEGAPGEEGAHRD, from the coding sequence ATGGCGGTGCAGGCGGCCCTCCTTAGCACGCACCCCTTCGTCCCCTTCGGCTTCGGGGGCTCCCCGGACGGGCTGGGGGGCGCCTTCGGAGCCCTGGACAAGGGCTGCTGTTTCGAGGATGATGAGACCGGGACGCCAGCGGGCGAGCTGCTGGCGGGCAACGAGGGCGGGGACATGCGCGAGGCCACCCGCGACCTGCTCAGCTTCATCGACTCGGCGTCCAGCAACATCAAGCTGGCACTGGACAAGCCAGGCAAGTCGAAGCGGAAGGTGAACCACCGCAAGTACCTGCAGAAGCAGATCAAGCGCTGCAGCGGCCTGATGGGCGCCGCGCCCCCCGGCCCGCCCTCTCCGGGCGCCGCCGACACGCCCGCCAAACGGCCGCTCGCCGCCCCCAGCGCCCAGGCCGTCGCGGTCCCGCCCCACGGCAAGGCTGTCCCCCGGCGGGAGGCATCGCAGGCCGCGGCGGCCGCCAGCCTACAGAGCCGGAGCCTGGCCGCGCTCTTCGACTCGCTGCGCCACGTCCCTGGGGACACCGAGCGGGCCGGGGGTTCGCTGGCTGCGCCCGCCGCCGGGCTCGGCGGAGCGGGCGCCGGGGGCTCGGGAGGGGAGGCGGCCGGCACCGCGGGAGGTACGGCGGTCCCTGGCGCCAGGAAGGTCCCGCTGCGGGCCCGCAACCTGCCCCCGTCCTTTTTCACCGAGCCGtcccgggcgggcggcggcggctgcggcccGTCGGGGCCCGGCGTGAGCCTGGGCGACTTGGAGAAGGGCGCCGAGGCCCTGGAGTTCTTCGAGCTGCTGGGGCCCGACTACGGCGCCGGCACCGAGGCGAGCGTCTTGCTCGCCGCAGAGCCTCTCGATGTGTTCCCTACGGGAGCCGCCGTCCTGCGGGGCCCCCCGGAGTTGGAGCCCGGTCTCTTTGAGCCGCCACCTGCGATGGTGGGGAGCCTACTGTACTCCGAGTCCTGGAGCGCCCCGGGCTGCCCCCAGACCAAGAAGCCGCCCCTGGCTGCCCCCCGCGGCGGCTTGACCTTGAACGAGCCCTTGCGCCCCCTGTACCCCTCCGCCGCGGACTCTCCGGGAGCGGAGGACGGGCCCGGCCTTTTGGCGTCTTTCGCCCCCTTCTTCTCAGACTGCGCCCTGCCCGCGCCACCGCCGCCGCACCAGGTGTCCTACGATTACAGCGCGGGCTACAGCCGCACGGCTTACTCCAGCCTTTGGAGACCGGACGGGGTTTGGGAAGGGGCgcccggggaggagggggcgcACCGGGACTGA